In a genomic window of Pokkaliibacter sp. MBI-7:
- a CDS encoding PilW family protein, with translation MSRPVFRPPACHRQTGVSLIELMISLALGIVLVLAATDVLLSGRQTYASVTASSELQDTARYVQNILGQQIEHAGYTDQPLSALSTEFSADSSASPAWEAGQVINVSTDNSISGSPDELYLRLQGSSEDPLLDCLGYTLSSSETVTMRFFIDASRTLYCQTLGHSDASRNSTQPLVEGVENMHLLFGVDADQDRSIEQWLTPAELQIAPLLSPYVVGVRVGLVISSITQVSLSASAPDFTLLESTVSTSNSSRLRQAFESSYWLPNVALSTED, from the coding sequence ATGAGCCGCCCTGTCTTCCGGCCACCTGCATGTCATCGCCAGACGGGGGTCAGCCTCATTGAGCTGATGATTTCTCTGGCCCTAGGTATCGTGCTGGTGCTGGCGGCGACCGATGTGCTGCTCAGCGGCCGCCAGACCTATGCCAGCGTCACTGCCAGCAGTGAGCTGCAGGACACTGCCCGTTATGTGCAGAACATTCTCGGTCAGCAGATTGAGCATGCAGGCTATACCGACCAGCCACTCAGCGCCCTGAGCACTGAGTTCAGTGCCGACAGCAGTGCCAGCCCGGCATGGGAGGCAGGCCAGGTTATCAATGTCAGTACTGACAACAGCATCAGTGGCTCACCGGATGAACTTTATCTGCGGCTGCAGGGCAGCAGTGAAGACCCCCTGCTCGACTGTCTCGGCTATACCCTTTCCAGCAGCGAGACGGTCACCATGCGCTTCTTTATCGATGCCAGCCGCACCCTGTATTGCCAGACGCTGGGTCACAGTGACGCCAGCCGAAACAGCACACAGCCGCTGGTGGAAGGGGTGGAAAATATGCATCTGCTGTTTGGTGTGGATGCCGATCAGGATCGCAGTATCGAGCAGTGGCTGACACCGGCCGAACTACAGATCGCCCCGCTGCTATCGCCCTATGTTGTCGGCGTACGGGTGGGGCTGGTGATCAGCTCCATCACACAGGTGTCTCTAAGTGCCAGTGCTCCTGACTTTACCCTGCTGGAGTCAACAGTAAGCACCAGCAACAGCTCGCGCCTGCGTCAGGCATTTGAGTCCAGCTATTGGCTACCTAATGTAGCTCTCAGTACTGAAGACTAG
- the bfr gene encoding bacterioferritin: MKGHPDVIAALNRLLASELVAMDQYFIHSRMYEDWGLTKLYERIGHEMDDERGHADVLIKRILFLQGRPDLVTRDPIRVGHDVPSMLRNDLLLEEEVGAALKEAIALCEQVRDYQTRDQLRPLLEDTENDHAHWLEQQLRLIDMMGLENYLQAQV; this comes from the coding sequence ATGAAAGGTCATCCTGATGTCATTGCTGCCCTGAATCGCCTGCTGGCCAGCGAGCTGGTTGCGATGGATCAGTACTTTATCCATTCACGTATGTACGAGGATTGGGGACTGACCAAACTGTATGAACGCATCGGCCACGAGATGGACGATGAGCGTGGCCACGCTGACGTGCTGATCAAACGCATACTGTTCCTGCAGGGGCGTCCTGATCTGGTTACCCGCGATCCTATCCGGGTGGGCCATGATGTCCCCAGCATGTTGCGGAATGACCTGCTGCTGGAAGAGGAAGTGGGAGCGGCTCTCAAAGAGGCTATCGCTCTGTGTGAACAGGTTCGTGATTATCAGACCCGCGACCAGTTGCGTCCGCTGCTGGAAGATACCGAAAACGACCATGCCCACTGGCTCGAACAGCAACTGCGTCTGATCGATATGATGGGGCTGGAGAACTACCTGCAGGCTCAGGTGTAA
- the pilV gene encoding type IV pilus modification protein PilV, whose translation MACNSSHPSRVLPHLPASQGGVGMIEVLITLLVLAAGMFGAAAMHLNTLRESQLVNQRLHASALADDIAGRLQMDRANVSSYLFDSSQSGCSSSCSSIQTAQNTWRSTAAEQLPSGRILLTKNVNGLYQIQVLWDEERNGATTADCDFTSSNASRLACYQLVVQL comes from the coding sequence TTGGCTTGTAATTCATCGCATCCATCACGAGTACTACCCCACCTGCCCGCCTCTCAGGGCGGTGTCGGTATGATTGAAGTGCTGATTACCCTGCTGGTACTGGCTGCAGGCATGTTTGGTGCAGCCGCCATGCATCTCAATACCCTGCGCGAGTCCCAGCTGGTCAATCAGCGCCTGCACGCGTCGGCACTGGCCGACGATATAGCAGGCCGCCTGCAAATGGACCGTGCCAATGTCAGCAGCTACCTGTTCGACAGCAGTCAGTCAGGCTGCAGCAGTAGCTGCAGCTCTATTCAGACCGCGCAAAATACATGGCGCAGCACAGCCGCTGAGCAGCTGCCTTCAGGGCGTATTCTGCTGACTAAAAACGTCAACGGCCTCTACCAGATACAGGTGCTGTGGGATGAAGAGCGCAATGGTGCGACCACCGCCGATTGCGACTTCACGAGCAGCAATGCCAGTCGTCTGGCCTGCTATCAGCTGGTGGTACAGCTATGA
- a CDS encoding AvrE-family type 3 secretion system effector: MEIQGTTSRSVSDSLSVHSDTSASSIRQIASPVLSRQSSTTSLAATGGTLPLPENLHQTQHSPDGTSPAKHNKRRFSLKSLLPGKSKHPTRSSSSNRHGISGTKDNTTASPGTEQPSTSHRTPGKGLLNRLSCGLIPSSSKTSPTERHTIALHSEDHEQPTAAERAQVQKNWMDTRQRILNGTMDAPPLKSNSLQALFAADPNDNNGGATASHSDEATKHTSPVNTEHGSSHSTTEESGHHDLEQVFNHILQNADSSEPPSSPLPPPLHADSATEPPQAATQPIDLSLDQHGKLVINEQTPTHLRPLLQETLGAKAQHYLAHHQTEAQDSHQLLDHLGRLFHLESTPTGYLALHSSRPLLDAPSQHSRATSGDKSKVTLSPGASSESLAISLPAGNPRLPAAAPQLVHLPDSSYRAQLTGVHSDEQGNLLRLQDGKLFQHEPALSIWQRSSDAAHSQLAGAADGKLYAIKDGNTLLNLTDQTNSEPLALPLRSYAVNQQGQLALLSHHDDLNRLELRSKVDDTQSQVLTIKTTGGDDQHGQQVEGLAVGLHGRQVFIADSHGQLFNARVPQAGETELHMHCLPQPLLTAAFGHGAHIEGFMTDAQGSLTALVKDRFKQLHACPLDNDGKTFKPGWNLSDSLVIDNRLGLDPLLPAENDVVDLGRLGQHALREGTLLYKDNSTATWKAAESNIDSLQQGLDGQAYVLHEGKVKKLNISQSSATVSHNHDNVFALPHLRNKPTLGAELAGTGKDQQLTAMAVINSNQYVCADRDGQLAFHNLVPGTQRQLHPPQTIHTEGLTGQPKQLLLDKNLTLFALTDEGLFRLPEQAWKPAIANRQQQSWQPLPDGQTLQQLRLSPQYGVQARTAEGSWQQLTDAGEFTAPATPAVSGSLQATYERLRKADKGKKIGNTGATARFEAHAGGVTNLESRISSRFLDKLRAHLFKPTLETPRPIKAMAYAVQHQWQGREGLKPLYEMEHALFKQLEAGNTQRASAGGRQLVTGNGDTPPQPQDLRSRLATLQLGSAGQPLLAALDHFTTELEHSAEKQLITLGRRQGVLDQHGNVNESYRPSHTKAIKQSLNLNRSSHNLSEELHTAWQAAAPSADSRTARLLDAFVRLKVDMSHQKTDIPLGRQRDINDRTALSKARLALDTLTLQELHQLVDKLELLSGHPHNPDQLQTLEKDLSQLRDRQYAHNPVKQFTDMGFINHKALENSYDAIKTFLNGFKKEDHGLNMTAKTVFSAGSQEQLTAHLSNALLELEPGELLTFVRGYGGAAGSAYVPALPEKISIPLVPNGSMGVSHGFNMICLRTDQGITFSIENEHGKKGTVGLGTGYDFMPKLSGHKNPDVFKTDIGHDRKLSPDLRLGGSVSGSVQHTQLNAVNFTLGEHQIPDFVARLTSGELTPLQLLQMGTEHSTREGSRWTASGDANLALELRAGFDLTEAGSNPGAIFRVSIAVPALSVNLASATRERQTTRNEHSENQWTSDNRMRLLNTANANINMGIAAGIVLDQKDERGNTVGTLPIFGSASASVGLTVDSVTLKQTEVTIKQAEPVNSTTVKDVFDSLEKHFKDSSTQQLLRAAKGLATLETQLEALQPLLQRSAAVNDDQYAALRQLHKASMELAASDKHGLVLGGANYMAFHTNLGRIDHDSLLDNLLAHLKPGDQPSTARQIHEFMARDPALHDMLTSLQHNANGLATIAIELTDAAREKAEQALVGGTLHGEDIARLLMDPANRRIASIEVSEIVAKKEGITPPSVIVGGTSNAAVVLQKQLGKVNFKYGSDQSSPRGYTIEGDVVRHRNNLTTALHGLKAEGLEMRS, encoded by the coding sequence ATGGAAATTCAGGGAACCACCTCCCGCAGCGTCTCAGACAGTCTGTCTGTCCATTCGGACACCTCAGCTTCTTCCATCAGGCAGATCGCCTCCCCTGTACTGAGCAGGCAAAGCAGCACTACGTCACTGGCAGCGACCGGTGGGACGCTACCTCTACCTGAGAACCTGCACCAGACACAGCACTCACCGGATGGCACCTCCCCAGCTAAACACAACAAGCGCCGTTTTAGCCTGAAGTCGCTGCTGCCCGGCAAAAGCAAACACCCTACCCGTTCCTCTTCATCAAACCGGCACGGCATATCCGGCACGAAAGACAACACAACTGCTTCACCGGGCACTGAACAGCCGTCCACATCGCATAGGACACCGGGTAAGGGACTGTTGAACCGACTGAGCTGTGGATTGATCCCTTCCTCATCAAAAACCAGCCCGACTGAACGCCATACCATTGCCCTGCATAGTGAAGATCACGAGCAGCCGACAGCGGCAGAACGGGCTCAGGTGCAAAAGAACTGGATGGATACCCGTCAGCGCATACTGAATGGGACGATGGACGCTCCTCCGCTAAAAAGCAATTCCCTGCAGGCGCTGTTTGCGGCCGACCCGAATGACAATAACGGCGGCGCCACGGCAAGCCACTCCGATGAGGCCACCAAGCACACCTCGCCGGTAAACACCGAACACGGCAGCTCACACAGCACCACAGAAGAATCTGGCCATCATGACCTGGAGCAGGTTTTTAATCATATCCTTCAGAATGCAGACTCCAGTGAGCCTCCATCGTCCCCGCTCCCCCCTCCACTGCACGCCGACAGCGCGACTGAACCTCCCCAAGCCGCTACCCAGCCCATAGACCTCAGCCTTGACCAGCACGGCAAGCTGGTCATTAACGAACAGACACCAACACATCTACGCCCGTTGCTGCAGGAAACCCTCGGCGCCAAAGCACAACACTATCTCGCTCATCATCAGACCGAAGCACAGGACAGTCATCAGCTGCTCGACCATCTGGGCCGTCTGTTCCATCTTGAAAGTACGCCAACCGGCTATCTCGCGCTGCATTCCAGTCGACCACTGCTGGATGCCCCGTCACAGCACAGCAGGGCCACTTCTGGCGATAAAAGCAAGGTCACACTGTCACCGGGCGCCAGCAGCGAAAGTCTGGCCATTAGCCTGCCTGCAGGCAATCCCCGTTTACCCGCGGCGGCACCACAGCTGGTGCATCTGCCTGACAGCAGCTATCGGGCTCAGCTAACCGGCGTCCACAGTGATGAACAGGGTAATCTGCTACGCCTGCAGGACGGCAAGCTGTTCCAGCATGAACCTGCGCTGTCGATCTGGCAGCGCAGCAGTGACGCTGCTCACTCACAACTGGCTGGCGCGGCGGATGGCAAGCTGTATGCCATCAAAGATGGCAATACCCTGCTCAATCTCACCGACCAGACCAACAGCGAACCTCTGGCGCTTCCCCTGCGCTCCTATGCGGTCAATCAGCAGGGGCAACTGGCGTTACTCAGCCATCATGACGATCTCAACCGCCTTGAACTGCGCAGTAAGGTCGACGACACCCAAAGTCAGGTCCTTACCATCAAAACCACCGGGGGCGATGATCAGCATGGCCAGCAGGTGGAAGGACTGGCGGTGGGTCTGCACGGGCGGCAGGTCTTTATCGCCGACAGCCATGGCCAGCTGTTCAACGCCCGTGTGCCACAAGCCGGTGAAACAGAACTGCATATGCACTGCCTGCCCCAGCCATTGCTGACAGCCGCTTTTGGTCATGGCGCACATATCGAAGGATTTATGACTGACGCCCAGGGCTCACTGACAGCGCTGGTGAAGGATCGCTTCAAGCAGCTGCATGCCTGCCCGCTGGACAACGACGGTAAAACCTTCAAGCCCGGCTGGAACCTCTCCGACAGTCTGGTTATTGATAACCGACTGGGCCTCGACCCTCTGCTGCCCGCGGAAAACGATGTCGTCGATCTTGGCAGACTGGGGCAACACGCCCTGCGCGAAGGCACCCTGCTGTACAAAGACAACAGCACCGCTACCTGGAAAGCAGCGGAAAGCAATATCGACAGCCTGCAACAGGGGCTGGATGGTCAGGCCTACGTGCTGCACGAAGGCAAAGTAAAGAAACTCAACATTAGTCAGAGCTCCGCCACCGTCAGTCATAACCACGATAACGTGTTTGCCCTGCCCCATCTGCGCAATAAACCGACGCTGGGGGCAGAGCTGGCTGGCACAGGTAAAGACCAGCAGCTGACAGCCATGGCGGTCATTAACAGTAACCAGTACGTCTGTGCTGATCGTGATGGCCAGCTGGCATTTCATAATCTGGTCCCCGGCACCCAGCGCCAGCTGCATCCGCCACAGACCATCCATACCGAAGGTTTAACAGGCCAGCCCAAACAGCTGTTGCTGGATAAGAATCTGACCCTGTTCGCACTGACTGATGAGGGGCTGTTCAGGCTGCCTGAGCAGGCGTGGAAGCCCGCCATCGCTAACCGTCAGCAGCAATCGTGGCAGCCGCTACCGGATGGACAGACACTGCAGCAATTGAGGCTGAGCCCCCAGTACGGTGTGCAGGCCCGCACTGCAGAAGGCAGCTGGCAGCAGCTGACCGACGCCGGTGAATTCACTGCACCTGCCACACCAGCGGTCAGCGGCAGCCTGCAGGCAACTTATGAGCGTCTGCGCAAAGCTGACAAAGGTAAAAAAATAGGCAATACCGGTGCAACAGCGCGCTTTGAAGCCCATGCCGGAGGGGTCACCAACCTCGAAAGCCGGATCAGCAGCCGTTTTCTCGACAAACTGCGCGCCCACCTGTTCAAGCCCACACTGGAAACGCCACGACCCATCAAAGCCATGGCGTATGCTGTACAGCATCAGTGGCAGGGACGTGAAGGTCTTAAGCCGCTGTATGAAATGGAGCATGCCCTGTTCAAGCAGCTTGAGGCAGGCAATACCCAGCGTGCTTCTGCCGGTGGTCGTCAGCTTGTTACAGGCAATGGCGACACACCGCCTCAGCCGCAGGATCTGCGCAGCCGGCTGGCAACCCTGCAGCTGGGCTCTGCCGGACAACCTCTGCTGGCGGCACTCGATCACTTCACGACAGAGCTGGAACACAGTGCTGAGAAACAGCTGATTACACTTGGCCGCCGTCAGGGTGTGCTGGACCAGCACGGTAATGTCAACGAGTCGTACCGGCCTTCCCACACCAAGGCGATTAAGCAGAGCCTCAATCTTAATCGTTCCAGTCACAACCTCAGCGAGGAGCTGCATACGGCCTGGCAGGCCGCTGCACCCAGTGCCGATAGCCGTACCGCCCGGCTGCTGGATGCCTTTGTCCGGCTGAAAGTCGACATGAGCCACCAGAAAACAGACATCCCCCTTGGCCGTCAGCGTGATATCAATGACCGGACCGCCCTGAGCAAGGCGCGTCTGGCACTGGACACCCTTACCCTGCAGGAGCTGCACCAGCTGGTCGACAAGCTGGAGCTGCTGTCGGGCCATCCGCACAACCCGGATCAGCTGCAGACGCTGGAGAAGGATTTGTCGCAGCTGCGTGACCGTCAGTACGCCCATAACCCCGTCAAGCAGTTTACCGACATGGGCTTCATCAATCATAAGGCGCTGGAGAACAGCTACGATGCCATCAAAACCTTCCTCAATGGTTTCAAAAAGGAAGATCATGGCCTCAACATGACCGCTAAAACGGTCTTCAGCGCGGGCAGTCAGGAGCAGCTGACAGCGCACCTCAGCAATGCCCTGCTGGAACTGGAACCAGGTGAACTCCTGACCTTCGTCCGTGGTTATGGTGGCGCCGCAGGCAGTGCCTATGTGCCGGCACTGCCAGAAAAAATCAGCATACCGCTGGTGCCCAACGGCAGTATGGGGGTCAGCCATGGCTTCAATATGATCTGCCTGCGTACGGATCAGGGCATTACCTTCAGCATCGAGAACGAACATGGCAAGAAAGGCACCGTCGGCCTCGGTACCGGTTATGACTTCATGCCCAAACTGTCAGGCCACAAAAACCCGGATGTATTCAAAACCGACATCGGCCACGACCGCAAGCTCAGCCCCGATCTGCGCCTGGGTGGTAGCGTCAGCGGCTCCGTGCAGCACACTCAGCTCAATGCCGTTAACTTCACCCTCGGCGAACACCAGATTCCTGACTTCGTTGCCAGACTGACCAGCGGTGAACTGACACCCTTGCAGTTGCTGCAGATGGGGACTGAGCACAGCACTCGCGAGGGCAGCCGCTGGACCGCCAGCGGCGATGCTAATCTGGCGCTGGAGCTGCGGGCAGGTTTCGACCTTACCGAAGCAGGCAGTAACCCCGGCGCCATTTTCAGGGTCAGCATCGCGGTGCCCGCACTTTCCGTCAATCTGGCCTCCGCGACCCGGGAGCGCCAGACCACCCGCAATGAGCACTCGGAAAACCAGTGGACCAGCGACAACCGTATGCGCCTGCTGAATACCGCCAATGCCAACATCAATATGGGCATTGCCGCAGGCATAGTGCTGGATCAGAAAGATGAGCGCGGCAACACCGTAGGTACCCTGCCGATTTTTGGCTCGGCCAGCGCCTCTGTGGGCCTGACCGTCGACTCCGTGACACTGAAACAGACAGAAGTCACCATCAAACAGGCGGAGCCGGTCAACTCCACGACGGTTAAAGATGTATTCGATAGCCTGGAGAAGCATTTCAAGGACAGCAGCACCCAACAGTTACTGCGGGCAGCCAAAGGGCTGGCCACGCTGGAAACCCAGCTGGAAGCCCTGCAACCCCTGCTGCAACGTTCAGCTGCCGTCAACGATGACCAGTACGCGGCGCTGCGTCAGCTGCACAAGGCCAGCATGGAGCTTGCAGCCAGCGACAAACACGGTCTGGTGCTGGGCGGTGCCAACTACATGGCGTTTCACACCAACCTCGGCCGTATCGACCATGACAGCCTGCTGGATAATTTGCTGGCCCACCTAAAACCCGGCGACCAGCCCTCGACGGCCAGACAGATACACGAGTTCATGGCCAGAGATCCGGCCCTTCATGACATGCTTACTTCCCTGCAGCACAACGCCAATGGTCTGGCAACCATCGCCATCGAACTGACCGACGCCGCACGGGAAAAAGCCGAACAGGCACTGGTAGGCGGTACCCTGCATGGTGAAGATATTGCCCGGCTGCTGATGGATCCGGCCAACCGGCGGATTGCCAGCATCGAGGTGTCGGAAATCGTGGCAAAGAAAGAAGGTATTACCCCGCCCTCAGTCATCGTTGGTGGCACCAGCAATGCCGCCGTGGTGCTGCAGAAGCAGCTGGGCAAGGTCAACTTCAAATACGGCAGTGACCAGAGTTCACCCCGTGGCTACACCATCGAAGGTGATGTGGTACGCCATCGCAATAACCTGACCACGGCCCTGCACGGGCTGAAAGCGGAGGGGCTGGAAATGCGCAGTTAG
- the proX gene encoding glycine betaine/L-proline ABC transporter substrate-binding protein ProX, whose translation MKAGNKKIIFGCNVTLVAFALVAPLSMSVHADNNLPGQGIKITPVFANVGEERFRGEIAIAGLKALGYDVQEPKETDYATIFETLAQGNADFTVHMWDKLHQSYYEKAGGDTVLIKVGTVIPSVLQGYLIDKKTAEQYNIHYLTDLKNPELAKLFDIDGDGKADLTGCDAGWGCQLVIDHQLKAYGLDETVTHHKGPYFDLMANTINRYKEGKPVLYYTWVPQWISGVLVEGKDVEWLQVPYVSLPDGKNDVDTTFQGKNLGFPVDQIKAVMNRNFAKKNIAASSFLSYYLISANDESAENLKMRNGENSEADIKRHAAEWIGSHQSQFDKWLEQARNDAMLLAPQ comes from the coding sequence ATGAAAGCTGGCAATAAAAAAATAATATTTGGCTGTAATGTAACACTTGTTGCTTTTGCTCTGGTCGCACCACTCAGTATGAGTGTTCATGCTGATAACAATTTACCCGGACAGGGAATAAAAATTACGCCTGTCTTTGCTAATGTTGGCGAAGAACGCTTTCGGGGCGAAATTGCAATCGCTGGCCTTAAGGCTCTTGGCTACGATGTGCAGGAACCTAAAGAGACTGATTACGCTACTATATTTGAGACTCTTGCTCAGGGGAACGCCGATTTTACTGTGCATATGTGGGATAAATTACATCAGTCTTATTATGAAAAAGCAGGCGGCGACACGGTGCTTATTAAAGTGGGTACTGTGATTCCTAGTGTATTGCAAGGTTACCTGATCGATAAGAAAACAGCCGAACAATATAATATCCACTACCTGACTGATCTGAAAAATCCGGAGTTGGCTAAGCTATTTGACATCGATGGTGACGGGAAAGCAGACCTGACAGGGTGTGATGCTGGCTGGGGATGCCAGCTTGTTATTGATCATCAACTAAAGGCTTATGGCCTGGATGAGACAGTGACCCATCATAAGGGGCCATATTTTGACCTGATGGCGAATACCATTAACAGATACAAAGAAGGAAAACCTGTTCTTTACTACACATGGGTACCTCAGTGGATATCAGGTGTGCTGGTTGAAGGAAAGGATGTTGAGTGGTTGCAGGTGCCTTATGTAAGTCTTCCAGATGGAAAGAATGATGTAGATACCACCTTTCAGGGTAAAAATCTGGGCTTCCCGGTTGATCAGATTAAGGCTGTGATGAACAGGAACTTCGCGAAAAAGAATATCGCAGCTTCTTCGTTCCTTTCCTATTACCTGATTTCGGCAAATGACGAAAGTGCTGAAAATTTAAAGATGCGTAATGGTGAAAACTCTGAGGCAGATATTAAACGTCATGCTGCAGAGTGGATCGGCTCGCATCAGTCACAGTTTGATAAGTGGCTGGAGCAAGCGCGTAATGATGCAATGCTGTTAGCACCTCAATAA
- a CDS encoding methyl-accepting chemotaxis protein — translation MGFKRKITLILFLVGVIPSLLLTGIASWYSAHALQQQTFQQLTSIRASKSAAAEDYLQALVANMLLLADSHEVQEEYPQLDKAYQAAVPSADELSTSQSSLKQFYSTQFLHFWQQHNDHASQQAVDTLFSKLSPTTTWLQFNYIASNPNPVGEKNKLLTAAGQSDYNQIHQLIHPYLSSAQQRLGFYDIFLINPQGDVVYTVFKEIDFATSLVSGPYAQSGLAAAFHQAMGMNKGQYAVTDFALYTPSYDEPAGFMATPITDAQGNKLGVLAVQFPIDQLNSIMSERQGLGKSGETYLVGPDHLMRSDAYLDQQYHSVSGSFLHPDQGSVDTRAADNALRGQSGTEIISDYNGNPVLSAYAPFTFAGLQWAIIAEMDKAEALASRDTLIKLCALVLLLAVVAISLTAFGASRMILTPLGTEPKVMRAIANRIADNDLSVHFSGARPTSVYGAMARMADNLKLLVSEISKAATTQAATAQELATISEQTTVTMHEQHANTSQIATAVQQLTATAGQVSTDVQRVASTASLTSEQVARSVAEVSQSAAVLHDVAAVMQKSGEKVDILTSRVNDISTVVVSIQSISDQTNLLALNAAIEAARAGDSGRGFAVVADEVRSLAQNTQRQTEHITHIITTLQQGAQEAQAEMQASVRNTEQLSIQASQTAAQLRESMTLVEQVNTMTLQIATASEQQAQVAQEISQNLESLSASSLQTEQAVAEIARSSEQVSHLSVNLDALIGRFKV, via the coding sequence ATGGGCTTCAAACGCAAGATAACGCTGATTCTTTTCCTCGTGGGTGTGATTCCCAGTCTGCTGCTGACCGGCATCGCCAGCTGGTATTCCGCCCATGCCCTGCAGCAGCAGACGTTCCAGCAGCTGACCTCAATCAGAGCCAGCAAGTCAGCCGCTGCAGAGGACTACCTGCAGGCATTGGTGGCTAATATGCTGCTTCTGGCAGACAGCCACGAGGTCCAGGAGGAATACCCTCAGCTCGATAAAGCCTATCAGGCTGCCGTCCCCAGCGCTGACGAGCTCAGCACGTCACAAAGCAGCCTGAAGCAGTTCTATTCAACTCAGTTTTTGCACTTCTGGCAGCAGCACAATGACCATGCCAGCCAGCAGGCTGTCGACACCCTTTTCAGCAAGTTATCGCCGACCACCACCTGGCTGCAGTTCAACTACATTGCCAGCAATCCCAACCCGGTGGGCGAAAAGAACAAACTGCTCACCGCCGCTGGCCAGTCCGACTACAACCAGATTCACCAGCTGATCCACCCCTATCTGTCGAGCGCTCAGCAACGCCTTGGCTTCTACGACATCTTTCTGATTAACCCGCAGGGTGATGTGGTCTATACCGTCTTCAAAGAGATCGACTTCGCGACGTCACTGGTGTCTGGGCCCTATGCCCAGTCTGGCCTGGCCGCTGCCTTTCATCAGGCAATGGGCATGAACAAAGGGCAGTATGCGGTGACTGATTTTGCGCTTTATACCCCGTCTTACGATGAACCGGCAGGCTTTATGGCCACCCCCATTACTGATGCACAGGGCAACAAGCTTGGGGTGCTGGCGGTACAGTTTCCCATTGACCAGCTCAACAGCATCATGTCTGAACGTCAGGGACTGGGCAAAAGCGGAGAGACCTATCTGGTAGGGCCCGACCATCTGATGCGCTCTGATGCCTATCTGGATCAGCAATATCACAGCGTCAGCGGCTCATTCCTTCACCCTGATCAGGGTAGCGTTGACACCCGTGCAGCAGATAACGCGTTGCGAGGCCAGAGCGGTACAGAGATCATCAGCGACTACAACGGTAATCCGGTGCTGTCTGCCTACGCCCCTTTCACCTTTGCGGGACTGCAGTGGGCTATTATCGCCGAGATGGACAAAGCAGAAGCACTGGCCAGCCGCGATACCCTGATCAAGCTCTGTGCGCTGGTGCTACTGCTAGCTGTTGTCGCCATATCACTGACCGCCTTCGGCGCTTCACGCATGATACTGACGCCCCTCGGTACCGAGCCCAAAGTCATGCGCGCCATTGCCAATCGCATTGCCGACAATGATCTTTCCGTTCACTTCAGTGGAGCCCGCCCCACCAGTGTGTACGGTGCCATGGCACGCATGGCTGACAATCTCAAACTGCTCGTCAGTGAAATCAGTAAGGCGGCGACCACTCAGGCGGCGACAGCTCAGGAACTGGCCACCATTTCTGAGCAAACCACCGTCACCATGCACGAACAACATGCCAATACCAGCCAGATCGCCACGGCGGTGCAGCAGCTGACCGCGACAGCCGGGCAGGTGTCCACTGATGTTCAGCGAGTGGCGTCCACCGCCTCATTAACCAGTGAACAGGTAGCCCGCAGTGTCGCCGAGGTCAGCCAGTCTGCTGCCGTACTGCATGACGTGGCAGCGGTGATGCAAAAATCCGGTGAGAAAGTCGATATCCTCACTTCGCGGGTCAACGATATTTCCACGGTAGTAGTCAGCATTCAGAGTATTTCCGACCAGACCAATCTGCTGGCTCTCAATGCCGCCATCGAGGCGGCACGGGCTGGCGACAGTGGCCGTGGCTTTGCGGTAGTGGCCGATGAAGTACGCTCGCTGGCGCAGAATACACAGCGCCAGACTGAGCACATCACACACATCATCACCACACTGCAACAGGGAGCACAGGAGGCTCAGGCGGAAATGCAGGCCAGTGTGCGTAATACCGAACAGCTGTCGATACAGGCCAGCCAGACTGCTGCGCAGCTGCGTGAATCCATGACGCTGGTGGAGCAGGTCAACACGATGACCCTGCAGATTGCCACGGCATCCGAACAGCAGGCGCAGGTCGCACAGGAAATCAGCCAGAATCTGGAATCCCTCAGCGCCAGCTCACTGCAGACAGAACAGGCGGTAGCAGAGATTGCCCGCTCCAGTGAGCAGGTGTCTCACCTGAGCGTTAATCTTGATGCTCTGATTGGCCGCTTTAAGGTCTGA